From the genome of Haloterrigena sp. KLK7, one region includes:
- a CDS encoding acetamidase/formamidase family protein yields MAQREVQQELSVDQYTLGLVGPDQEWAGTVADGGTIETYTPPGCWGPMVTPEFRGGHEVTRPIRVEGAEVGDAVALHIRDVEVTSMATSTGSMAEREDAFYDDPFVDHRCPECGTEWPETTVEGTGEEAIKCAECGANASSFGFEYGYTVAFDDDRTVGITLDEDGAHELAKNADEVMDIPENSRQHPILLYEPGEMPGTLGRLRPFIGNVGTTPSITMPDSHNAGDFGQYLIGAEHDYGLESEDELEARTDGHMDIPQVRPGATLLCPVEIDGAGVYVGDLHANQGDGELSLHTTDVSGTVRMDVEVIDDLELDGPVLLPPEEDLPFISKPYSEDEREAGRELGAEHGVDIEDDMGPIQVIGSGATVNDATQNAFDRATKLLDMSEGEVRSRCTFTGGVQIGRLPGVVQLDMLAPLDVLEDRGMAHLVRDQYGL; encoded by the coding sequence ATGGCACAACGAGAGGTTCAACAGGAACTGTCCGTCGACCAGTACACGCTCGGTCTCGTCGGTCCGGATCAGGAGTGGGCGGGCACCGTCGCGGACGGCGGGACGATCGAGACGTACACGCCGCCGGGCTGTTGGGGTCCGATGGTGACGCCCGAGTTCCGCGGCGGCCACGAAGTCACGCGGCCGATCCGCGTCGAGGGCGCCGAGGTCGGCGACGCCGTCGCCTTGCACATCCGGGACGTCGAGGTGACGAGCATGGCGACCAGCACGGGCTCGATGGCCGAGCGCGAGGACGCCTTTTACGACGACCCGTTCGTCGATCACCGCTGTCCCGAATGCGGGACCGAATGGCCCGAGACGACCGTCGAGGGCACGGGCGAGGAAGCGATCAAGTGCGCCGAGTGCGGCGCCAACGCCTCCTCCTTTGGCTTCGAGTACGGCTACACCGTCGCCTTCGACGACGACCGCACCGTCGGGATCACGCTCGACGAGGACGGCGCCCACGAACTCGCGAAAAACGCCGACGAGGTGATGGACATCCCCGAGAACTCGCGCCAGCACCCCATCCTGCTGTACGAACCAGGCGAGATGCCCGGCACGCTGGGTCGTCTGCGACCGTTCATCGGCAACGTCGGAACGACGCCGTCGATCACGATGCCCGACTCGCACAACGCGGGCGACTTCGGCCAGTACCTCATCGGCGCCGAGCACGACTACGGCCTCGAGAGCGAGGACGAACTCGAGGCCCGCACCGACGGCCACATGGACATTCCCCAGGTGCGGCCGGGCGCGACCCTGCTCTGTCCGGTCGAGATCGACGGCGCCGGCGTCTACGTCGGTGACCTGCACGCGAACCAGGGCGACGGGGAACTCTCCCTGCACACGACCGACGTGAGCGGCACCGTCCGGATGGACGTCGAGGTCATCGACGACCTCGAGCTCGACGGTCCCGTCCTGCTGCCGCCCGAGGAGGACCTGCCCTTTATCAGCAAACCCTACAGCGAGGACGAACGCGAGGCGGGTCGCGAACTCGGCGCCGAACACGGCGTCGATATCGAGGACGACATGGGCCCGATCCAGGTGATCGGCTCCGGCGCGACGGTCAACGACGCGACACAGAACGCCTTCGACCGCGCCACGAAACTGCTGGACATGAGCGAAGGGGAGGTCCGCTCGCGGTGTACGTTCACCGGCGGCGTCCAGATCGGTCGGCTGCCGGGCGTCGTCCAACTCGACATGCTCGCGCCGCTGGACGTGCTCGAGGACCGCGGCATGGCGCATCTGGTGCGCGACCAGTACGGGCTGTAG
- a CDS encoding MoaD/ThiS family protein, with the protein METEITVYGPLRSATGQKTVTLEWSGGTAADAIAAFVDAYPRAESQLYDGETVRPSVRVTVDDERAGLDEPVPSDASLALMPAVQGGSRDVSL; encoded by the coding sequence ATGGAAACCGAGATCACGGTCTACGGCCCGCTCCGGAGCGCGACCGGCCAGAAGACGGTCACGCTCGAGTGGTCTGGCGGCACCGCCGCGGACGCCATCGCGGCGTTCGTCGACGCGTATCCGCGAGCGGAGTCACAGCTCTACGACGGTGAGACGGTGCGGCCGAGCGTCAGGGTGACGGTCGACGACGAGCGCGCGGGCCTCGACGAACCGGTTCCGAGCGACGCGTCGCTGGCGCTAATGCCCGCGGTTCAGGGCGGCTCTCGAGACGTTTCGCTATGA
- a CDS encoding phosphoribosylaminoimidazolesuccinocarboxamide synthase encodes MTSVKEFRIEQEATDEELGEGSFVFTDAYSVFDWGQMPDRIPDKGASLCTMGAFNFELLESEGVSTHYRGVVESGEVVPLEETSSPPWEMAIELTQVPDLPHEGREYEYDSYHADAGENYLVPLEIVFRNRVPVGSSLRRRTEPEDHGLAFDEWPDEAVDLEEPIVEFTTKYEESDRQLDRAEADEIAGRADIEELESVAREVNRIVTEQAESAGLTHEDGKIECCYYQGEIRVADVVGTFDENRFSYEGTQLSKEVLRQYHKRTQPDWVEAVDEAKAEAKRTDVADWKSLCDEEPEPLDDEVVETARDLYCAGANAYTGRELFDAPPLSSAIGAVRRL; translated from the coding sequence GTGACGAGCGTCAAGGAGTTCCGGATCGAGCAGGAAGCGACCGACGAGGAACTCGGCGAGGGGTCGTTCGTCTTCACCGACGCCTACTCCGTCTTCGACTGGGGCCAGATGCCCGATCGCATCCCCGACAAGGGCGCGAGCCTCTGTACGATGGGCGCGTTCAACTTCGAACTGCTCGAGTCGGAAGGCGTCTCGACCCACTACCGCGGCGTCGTCGAGTCGGGCGAGGTCGTCCCGCTCGAGGAGACTTCCAGTCCGCCCTGGGAGATGGCCATCGAGCTGACGCAGGTCCCCGACCTCCCCCACGAGGGTCGAGAGTACGAGTACGACAGCTACCACGCCGATGCGGGCGAGAACTACCTCGTCCCGCTGGAGATCGTCTTCCGGAACCGAGTTCCCGTCGGCTCGAGTCTGCGCCGTCGGACCGAGCCCGAAGACCACGGTCTCGCCTTCGACGAGTGGCCCGACGAGGCCGTCGACCTCGAGGAGCCGATCGTCGAGTTCACGACGAAGTACGAGGAGAGCGACCGGCAACTCGACCGCGCGGAGGCCGACGAGATCGCCGGCCGGGCCGATATCGAGGAGCTCGAGTCGGTCGCTCGCGAGGTCAACCGGATCGTCACCGAGCAGGCCGAGTCGGCCGGGTTGACCCACGAAGACGGGAAGATCGAGTGTTGCTACTATCAGGGCGAGATCCGCGTCGCGGACGTCGTCGGCACGTTCGACGAGAACCGCTTCAGCTACGAGGGCACGCAGCTCTCGAAGGAGGTCCTCCGGCAGTACCACAAGCGCACCCAGCCCGACTGGGTCGAGGCCGTCGACGAGGCCAAGGCCGAGGCGAAACGGACCGACGTCGCCGACTGGAAGTCGCTGTGCGACGAGGAACCCGAACCGCTCGACGACGAGGTCGTCGAGACCGCCCGCGACCTCTACTGCGCCGGCGCCAACGCCTACACCGGCAGAGAACTGTTCGACGCGCCGCCGCTCTCGAGCGCGATCGGCGCGGTCAGACGCCTCTAG